From a single Alkalihalophilus pseudofirmus genomic region:
- a CDS encoding Lrp/AsnC family transcriptional regulator, with protein MSKIDEMDYTILSFLQEDGKKSYTEIAKELKVSEGTVRTRINRMLKDNVFEFIIHMNPNKIGLNVQVIIGISTKLGYQESIARELNRFSEVRFVGAFSGQHDLIMQAYFKNNDDLVHFVNKELAKIEGIISADVNIELKQYKDSFSYITK; from the coding sequence ATGTCTAAGATCGATGAAATGGATTACACCATTCTAAGCTTTCTGCAAGAAGACGGGAAGAAGTCTTATACCGAAATAGCAAAAGAATTAAAGGTAAGTGAAGGAACCGTCCGTACAAGGATTAACCGGATGCTAAAAGATAATGTCTTTGAATTCATTATCCATATGAACCCAAATAAAATTGGCTTAAACGTCCAAGTGATTATCGGCATCTCAACCAAACTCGGTTACCAAGAGAGCATAGCCCGTGAGCTGAACCGCTTCTCGGAAGTCCGCTTTGTCGGTGCATTCTCCGGACAGCATGACTTGATTATGCAGGCCTATTTCAAAAATAATGATGATCTCGTTCACTTTGTAAATAAGGAATTAGCGAAAATAGAAGGCATTATTTCAGCCGATGTAAATATTGAGCTGAAGCAATATAAAGATTCATTTTCTTATATTACAAAATGA
- the nikC gene encoding nickel transporter permease yields MKTEHAKPLMTPEPNSPPPEDQYTVVSPWREAFKQLKKNKLAIVGLIIITSFILIAIFAPLLTSSSYSETNPANRLQGPSMEHWFGTDDFGRDIFTRIVYGARLSLQVGFFAVTGALIFGTTLGLIAGYYGRWIDMLISRIFDIMLAFPSILLAIAIVAILGPSLQNALIAIAIVNVPIFGRLVRSKVISLREEEFIMAAKAQGMKNGRIIFHHILPNSLAPIIVQATLGFGTAILEAAALGFLGLGAQAPMPEWGKMLSDSRQFIQSAPWTVLFPGFSIMLVVLGFNMIGDGLRDALDPKMKS; encoded by the coding sequence ATGAAAACAGAACATGCTAAGCCATTGATGACACCAGAGCCTAATTCGCCCCCTCCAGAGGATCAATATACAGTGGTTTCTCCTTGGAGGGAAGCATTTAAGCAATTGAAGAAAAATAAGCTTGCGATTGTCGGGTTGATCATTATTACAAGCTTTATATTAATCGCTATTTTTGCTCCGCTTTTGACGAGCAGTTCCTATTCAGAAACAAATCCAGCTAACCGTCTGCAAGGGCCATCTATGGAGCATTGGTTTGGAACGGATGACTTCGGACGGGATATTTTTACAAGGATTGTGTACGGTGCAAGGCTTTCACTCCAAGTTGGTTTCTTTGCAGTAACAGGGGCTCTGATTTTCGGGACGACGCTTGGCTTAATCGCTGGCTACTACGGCCGCTGGATTGACATGCTGATCTCGCGTATTTTCGATATTATGCTCGCTTTCCCAAGCATTCTATTAGCGATTGCCATTGTTGCGATCTTAGGGCCGTCACTTCAAAATGCGTTAATTGCGATTGCGATTGTCAACGTGCCTATTTTTGGACGGCTAGTCCGGTCAAAGGTCATCAGTTTGCGGGAAGAAGAGTTTATTATGGCAGCCAAGGCGCAGGGGATGAAAAATGGCCGGATCATCTTCCATCACATCCTGCCAAACAGTCTCGCACCGATTATCGTTCAAGCAACGCTTGGCTTCGGTACAGCGATTCTCGAAGCAGCAGCACTTGGATTCCTCGGCTTAGGAGCTCAAGCACCCATGCCAGAATGGGGCAAGATGCTATCAGATTCAAGACAATTCATCCAGTCCGCCCCATGGACAGTGCTGTTCCCAGGGTTCTCGATAATGCTTGTTGTATTAGGATTTAATATGATCGGAGACGGACTGCGTGATGCGCTCGATCCGAAAATGAAAAGCTAG
- a CDS encoding sensor histidine kinase, with the protein MTDKNMLDKIIDQTLETVGQSREQIFDIGEKSRQEYQSLQRELQDVRMKVAGVIERTDRTHLHAKFARNRLVEVSKAFDRYSHEEVKSAYEQANDFQVQVAVLQQEEIKLRERRDHIERRLINLNETIERAEQLASQMAVVYNFLSSDLKQVGEVIEDAREKQRFGLKIIEAQEEERKKLSREIHDGPAQMMANVLLRSELIERIYHDRGIEDALNEIRDLRKMVKSSLAEVRRIIYDLRPMALDDLGLIPTLKKYLANFEEHNGIAVRFQHLGRDQRIPEEYEVALFRLIQEGVQNAYKHANPTEIQVKIEIKPTKVIMIIKDDGAGFDTSKLKEGSFGLMGMRERVNMLKGELQIQSKIDIGTLISIAVPLT; encoded by the coding sequence TTGACTGACAAGAACATGTTAGACAAGATAATTGATCAAACATTAGAGACGGTGGGTCAAAGCCGGGAACAGATCTTTGACATTGGTGAAAAATCGAGGCAGGAGTATCAATCGCTTCAAAGAGAGCTTCAGGATGTCAGAATGAAAGTGGCCGGCGTTATTGAAAGAACAGATCGTACTCATTTACATGCAAAATTTGCGAGAAATCGCTTAGTGGAAGTAAGTAAAGCGTTCGATCGTTATAGTCATGAAGAGGTGAAATCGGCATACGAACAGGCAAATGATTTTCAAGTGCAGGTAGCCGTACTGCAGCAAGAAGAAATTAAACTTCGAGAGCGTCGTGACCATATCGAACGAAGGCTGATTAATTTAAATGAAACGATTGAGAGAGCGGAGCAATTAGCCAGTCAAATGGCTGTTGTCTACAACTTCTTATCCAGTGATTTGAAGCAAGTAGGCGAAGTTATTGAAGATGCGAGGGAAAAGCAAAGGTTTGGCCTTAAAATTATTGAGGCCCAAGAAGAAGAACGGAAAAAGCTTTCCCGGGAAATTCATGACGGACCAGCTCAAATGATGGCGAATGTTCTGCTTAGGTCTGAGCTAATAGAACGAATTTATCATGATCGCGGCATTGAAGATGCGCTAAATGAGATTCGTGACCTTAGAAAAATGGTAAAAAGTTCACTTGCGGAAGTGAGAAGGATTATTTACGATTTGAGACCGATGGCGTTAGATGATTTAGGATTAATTCCTACATTAAAGAAGTATTTAGCAAATTTTGAAGAACACAATGGCATTGCTGTCAGGTTTCAGCATTTGGGCCGTGATCAACGAATTCCAGAAGAATATGAAGTAGCGTTGTTTCGATTAATTCAAGAAGGGGTACAAAATGCCTATAAGCATGCGAACCCTACAGAAATCCAAGTTAAAATTGAAATTAAGCCTACAAAGGTTATAATGATCATTAAAGACGATGGCGCAGGATTTGATACATCAAAACTAAAAGAAGGATCATTTGGCCTCATGGGTATGAGGGAGAGGGTCAACATGCTCAAAGGAGAGCTGCAGATTCAATCGAAAATTGATATCGGCACCCTCATTTCCATTGCAGTACCATTAACATAA
- the opp4C gene encoding oligopeptide ABC transporter permease produces the protein MESNAQQVFQPNTPEGKPPVEDKQLIGERRSLLSIIIAKFFQNKLAVFGLITLTIITLACLLAPYIAPHDPAFQDLRNRLAPPSSDFWLGTDHLGRDLFSRMLYGGQVSLYVGFASMLGAVAIGSVIGAVAGYFGGLIDAFLMRLVDVILAFPNIFLLITLVAILQPSINILILVFALLSWTSTARVVRGEFLTLKKREFVLASRTIGMSNARIIFTQILPNALGPVIVAATLAVGSFILAESALSFFGLGVQPPNASWGNMLTDSQSITIFRNAWWYPTFPGLLILITVLCFNFIGDGLRDALDPRVIEK, from the coding sequence ATGGAATCTAATGCACAACAAGTATTTCAACCGAACACACCTGAAGGGAAGCCTCCGGTTGAGGACAAGCAGTTAATTGGAGAACGTCGCTCACTCCTATCTATTATTATCGCGAAATTTTTTCAAAATAAGCTCGCTGTATTTGGCTTAATTACGCTTACAATTATTACGTTGGCATGTCTATTAGCACCTTATATTGCACCGCATGATCCGGCTTTTCAAGACTTAAGAAATCGTCTGGCTCCGCCTAGCTCTGACTTCTGGCTTGGAACGGATCATTTAGGGCGTGACTTATTCAGCCGTATGCTTTACGGTGGACAAGTTTCATTGTATGTTGGTTTTGCATCCATGCTTGGAGCCGTTGCGATTGGCTCGGTTATTGGTGCCGTAGCTGGATATTTCGGCGGATTGATTGATGCGTTCTTAATGCGTTTAGTAGACGTCATCCTTGCATTCCCGAATATCTTCTTATTGATTACGCTTGTTGCAATCTTGCAGCCAAGCATCAATATTCTTATTCTTGTGTTTGCGCTGTTGAGCTGGACGTCAACTGCGCGTGTGGTACGAGGAGAGTTCTTAACGTTGAAGAAGCGTGAGTTCGTTCTCGCATCTCGTACGATTGGGATGTCTAATGCTCGTATTATCTTCACGCAAATTTTACCGAATGCACTTGGTCCAGTTATTGTTGCAGCGACTCTTGCTGTAGGTAGTTTCATCCTTGCCGAATCAGCGTTAAGTTTCTTCGGTTTAGGAGTGCAGCCGCCAAATGCCTCGTGGGGGAATATGTTAACGGACTCTCAAAGTATTACGATTTTCCGTAACGCTTGGTGGTACCCAACATTCCCAGGTCTGTTAATCTTGATTACCGTATTATGCTTTAACTTCATTGGGGACGGCCTTCGTGATGCGCTTGACCCACGAGTAATTGAAAAATAA
- a CDS encoding ABC transporter permease: MTSYIIRRLIMMIPILIGISIISFAIMYAAPGKPAIMNLDPEISPEVREAQIERLGLNDPIPVQYVRWLGNVAQGDFGTSYSRKMPVTEMILDRLPNTLLLMASSLFLAAIIAIPFGVISATRQYSLTDYGVTFGSFIGLATPNFWLGIMLIMVFSVQLGWTPVGGVATIGADFSIIDRLKHLLLPALVLATADMAGLTRYTRSSMLEVVNQDYIRTARAKGFRERRVIYKHGLRNGLIPVITMFGLMLPTMIGGSAIVESVFGWPGIGKLFIDATFQRDYPVIMAITMFGALLTVIGNLIADILYAVLDPRIEY; the protein is encoded by the coding sequence ATGACTAGTTACATCATTAGACGGCTGATCATGATGATCCCAATTCTAATTGGTATTTCCATCATATCATTTGCAATTATGTATGCTGCACCAGGTAAACCTGCAATCATGAATCTTGATCCAGAAATTTCACCAGAAGTACGTGAGGCTCAGATTGAACGACTAGGGTTAAATGATCCGATTCCTGTGCAATATGTACGTTGGTTAGGAAACGTTGCTCAAGGTGATTTTGGAACGTCCTATTCACGTAAGATGCCTGTAACGGAAATGATTTTAGATCGTCTTCCAAATACTTTGCTACTAATGGCGTCCTCGCTGTTTTTAGCAGCCATAATAGCGATACCATTTGGGGTTATTTCAGCTACTAGGCAGTATTCTTTAACGGATTATGGAGTGACCTTTGGGTCGTTTATTGGGCTTGCCACCCCGAACTTTTGGCTAGGAATTATGTTAATTATGGTATTTTCTGTTCAGCTCGGCTGGACACCGGTCGGCGGTGTTGCCACCATTGGCGCAGATTTCAGTATTATCGACCGTCTTAAACACTTACTGCTTCCGGCACTCGTTCTTGCAACAGCTGATATGGCGGGACTCACTCGTTATACACGTTCAAGTATGCTTGAAGTCGTTAATCAAGATTATATACGTACCGCTCGTGCAAAAGGTTTCAGAGAGCGCCGCGTTATTTATAAACACGGACTTCGTAATGGATTAATTCCTGTTATCACAATGTTTGGTTTAATGCTTCCGACAATGATCGGCGGTTCTGCGATCGTTGAATCAGTATTTGGCTGGCCTGGAATCGGTAAATTATTTATCGATGCGACATTCCAGCGTGATTATCCTGTCATTATGGCTATCACAATGTTTGGTGCACTATTAACAGTAATCGGTAACTTAATTGCGGATATTTTATATGCAGTCCTTGATCCGCGGATTGAGTATTAA
- a CDS encoding YigZ family protein, with protein MLPIYYTIKDRGEHEIIIQKSRFISYFSRATTEEEAQAFIEEIKKLNRDATHNCSAYLIGETDNIQKANDDGEPSGTAGVPMLEVLKKRKLKDVVVVVTRYFGGIKLGAGGLIRAYGGAVSEGLNAVGVVERKLMCVMHTQLDYHWLGKVENELRQSIYQLKQIDYLDQVDVQTYVASDELEGFEEWMTNLTNGQAEIKRGEEVYLETDV; from the coding sequence TTGTTACCTATTTATTACACGATAAAAGACCGGGGAGAGCATGAAATTATCATTCAAAAGTCGCGCTTTATCTCCTACTTTTCTCGCGCGACGACCGAAGAAGAGGCTCAAGCCTTCATTGAAGAGATAAAAAAATTAAACCGTGATGCTACTCATAATTGCTCTGCTTATTTAATTGGAGAAACTGACAACATCCAAAAAGCAAATGACGACGGTGAACCAAGCGGGACAGCTGGAGTTCCGATGCTTGAAGTGTTGAAAAAACGTAAATTAAAAGATGTGGTTGTCGTCGTAACGCGTTATTTCGGTGGAATTAAACTTGGGGCAGGCGGACTAATCCGTGCATACGGCGGTGCTGTCAGCGAGGGCTTGAACGCAGTTGGAGTGGTCGAGCGTAAGCTTATGTGTGTCATGCATACACAACTTGATTACCACTGGCTCGGCAAGGTTGAAAATGAATTAAGACAATCAATCTATCAACTAAAGCAGATAGATTACCTTGATCAAGTGGATGTGCAGACCTATGTGGCATCTGATGAACTCGAAGGATTTGAAGAGTGGATGACTAATTTAACGAATGGCCAGGCGGAGATTAAACGCGGGGAAGAAGTGTATTTAGAGACGGATGTTTGA
- the pcp gene encoding pyroglutamyl-peptidase I, giving the protein MKKILVTGFEPFLDHEDNPTRKIAAAIDGEVIGEYEVKVAVLPVTFSEAAGKVREKIEETNLDAVIMLGLAAGRNRITPERVAINCNDGEVDNDGVKKQDEEIVEGGPAAYFSTLPIRTFVDRLTEAGIPAAISNTAGTYVCNNIMYQTLHYLKGRDLNIPAGFIHVPGSQQMALGKPGLASMSEEEMLRAVRLMIEEM; this is encoded by the coding sequence ATGAAGAAAATTCTAGTAACCGGATTTGAACCCTTTTTAGATCATGAAGACAACCCAACCCGCAAAATAGCAGCAGCTATTGATGGGGAAGTCATTGGAGAATATGAAGTGAAGGTCGCAGTATTGCCGGTGACATTTAGTGAGGCAGCTGGCAAAGTGCGAGAAAAGATAGAAGAAACCAATCTGGATGCAGTGATTATGCTCGGTCTAGCCGCAGGTCGCAACCGCATTACGCCAGAGCGAGTAGCGATCAATTGCAACGATGGCGAAGTTGATAATGATGGTGTAAAAAAACAAGATGAGGAAATTGTCGAAGGCGGTCCAGCAGCATATTTCTCGACGCTGCCTATACGAACATTTGTCGATAGATTAACAGAAGCAGGGATCCCTGCAGCCATTTCAAATACAGCAGGGACATATGTCTGCAACAACATCATGTATCAAACACTCCACTATTTGAAGGGACGAGATCTAAATATACCTGCTGGATTTATCCACGTGCCAGGAAGCCAGCAAATGGCTCTTGGAAAACCTGGATTAGCGAGTATGAGTGAAGAGGAGATGCTGCGTGCAGTGCGGTTGATGATTGAGGAGATGTGA
- a CDS encoding ABC transporter ATP-binding protein, translated as MSTQLTDRPNTGAAKEKEILLEVNGLKKHFPIKKGMFQRTVGHVKAVDDISFFVRKGETFGLVGESGCGKSTTGRTLMRLYEPTAGQIIFDGKDISNMKERELHPFRKDIQMVFQDPFSSLNPRKTVQTILREPLNVHGMYKGKARQEYVEELMEKVGLNPAYANRYPHEFSGGQRQRIGIARALTLNPKLIIGDEPVSALDVSVQSQVLNLFKDLQDEFGLTYLFIAHDLGVVKHISDRIGVMYLGKMMEVASKKDLYADPLHPYTQALLSAVPRSHPTEVKRERIILTGEIPSPSNPPTGCVFHTRCPMAMDECKQVTPAYREVKKDHFVACHLYK; from the coding sequence ATGAGCACACAACTAACTGACCGCCCAAATACAGGCGCAGCTAAAGAGAAAGAAATATTGCTTGAAGTAAATGGCCTGAAAAAACATTTCCCAATCAAAAAAGGAATGTTTCAAAGAACCGTCGGTCATGTCAAAGCAGTAGATGACATCAGCTTCTTCGTTCGAAAAGGAGAAACATTCGGTCTTGTAGGAGAGTCTGGCTGCGGAAAGTCCACAACGGGCCGAACGTTAATGCGTTTATATGAGCCGACAGCTGGTCAGATCATTTTTGATGGTAAAGACATTTCCAACATGAAAGAAAGAGAGCTGCATCCGTTTCGTAAGGATATCCAAATGGTATTCCAGGATCCATTCTCCTCTCTTAACCCGCGAAAAACGGTGCAAACGATCCTGCGTGAACCATTAAATGTTCACGGGATGTATAAAGGAAAAGCGCGCCAAGAATATGTAGAAGAATTGATGGAAAAAGTTGGGCTTAACCCGGCTTATGCAAACCGATACCCGCATGAATTCTCAGGCGGTCAGCGTCAGCGTATCGGGATTGCAAGAGCATTAACATTAAATCCTAAATTGATTATTGGTGATGAGCCGGTATCAGCACTTGATGTATCCGTTCAATCTCAAGTTTTGAATCTATTTAAAGATCTTCAAGATGAGTTTGGACTCACTTACTTATTTATTGCCCACGATCTAGGGGTTGTTAAACATATTTCTGATCGAATAGGTGTAATGTACCTTGGGAAAATGATGGAAGTAGCAAGTAAGAAGGATTTATATGCTGATCCACTTCATCCTTACACACAGGCGTTATTATCAGCGGTACCGCGTTCGCATCCGACAGAGGTGAAACGTGAGCGCATCATTTTAACAGGGGAAATCCCAAGTCCATCTAACCCGCCGACAGGATGTGTGTTCCATACACGCTGTCCAATGGCAATGGATGAGTGTAAGCAAGTGACACCGGCTTATAGAGAAGTAAAAAAAGATCATTTCGTAGCCTGCCACTTATATAAGTAA
- a CDS encoding response regulator: MNENKKIRIVLIDDHQLFREGVKRILAMEPEFEIVADGEDGSEARALVDEHRPDVILMDINMPKVNGVEATRELVAAYPNVRVLILSIHDDETYVTHVLKTGASGYLLKEMDAGALIEAVKVVASGGSYIHPKVTHNLIKEYRRLATEDDKYEESIGFREVEYRKPLHILTRRECEVLQLMTDGQSNRAIGESLYISEKTVKNHVSNILQKMSVNDRTQAVVEAIKKGYVIVR; this comes from the coding sequence ATGAACGAAAATAAAAAGATCCGTATAGTACTAATTGATGACCACCAGCTATTTCGTGAAGGTGTAAAACGAATCCTAGCAATGGAGCCGGAATTTGAAATTGTAGCAGATGGAGAAGATGGTTCTGAAGCAAGAGCTCTTGTAGATGAGCATCGTCCTGATGTCATTTTAATGGATATTAATATGCCTAAAGTAAACGGAGTAGAGGCAACGCGTGAGCTTGTTGCAGCATATCCGAATGTAAGAGTATTAATTCTATCCATTCATGATGATGAAACGTATGTCACTCATGTACTTAAAACAGGTGCATCAGGCTACTTATTAAAAGAAATGGATGCAGGCGCTCTAATTGAAGCTGTTAAAGTGGTTGCTTCAGGCGGATCCTACATTCATCCGAAAGTAACACATAACTTAATTAAAGAATACCGTCGTCTGGCTACAGAGGACGATAAATACGAAGAGTCAATCGGCTTCCGTGAAGTCGAATACAGAAAGCCTCTTCACATTTTAACTCGTCGTGAGTGTGAAGTACTTCAGCTGATGACAGACGGCCAAAGCAACCGTGCGATCGGTGAATCACTATATATTAGTGAAAAAACGGTTAAAAACCATGTAAGTAACATCCTGCAAAAAATGAGCGTAAACGACCGTACTCAAGCGGTAGTCGAAGCGATTAAAAAAGGATATGTCATCGTTCGTTAA
- a CDS encoding ABC transporter ATP-binding protein produces MVENKPLLEVRNLKTYFFKKGKELPVVDDVSFEVNQGETLAIVGESGSGKSMTTLSLMRLVPSPGGKTVGGEIVFNGEDLLKQGEDKMYKVRGNDIGMIFQEPMTSLNPVFTVGDQLMETLIYHKKLSKKQAYERAREMLQLVGFSRVDEILRDYPHRLSGGMRQRVMIAMAMSCDPKLLIADEPTTALDVTVQAQILDLMRGLSDKFNSSIILITHDLGVVAELADRVVVMYAGQVVEEANVVPLFDKPLHPYTKGLMESVPHVDDEKDRLTSIAGNVPTPDNFPTGCRFVTRCPHAMARCVGEQPELREVEPGRKVRCFLFEEGASNNEHTTN; encoded by the coding sequence ATGGTGGAAAACAAGCCATTGCTAGAGGTTAGAAATCTAAAAACCTATTTCTTTAAAAAAGGAAAAGAGCTTCCTGTTGTAGATGATGTGTCCTTTGAAGTGAACCAAGGGGAAACATTAGCGATAGTGGGAGAATCAGGGTCCGGTAAGAGTATGACCACTTTATCTCTTATGCGGCTTGTGCCTTCTCCGGGCGGGAAAACCGTTGGCGGGGAAATTGTATTTAATGGTGAGGATCTTCTCAAACAAGGGGAAGACAAAATGTACAAGGTTCGTGGTAATGATATCGGAATGATATTCCAAGAGCCGATGACCTCATTAAACCCTGTATTTACAGTTGGAGATCAGTTGATGGAAACGCTCATCTACCACAAGAAGCTCTCGAAGAAACAAGCCTATGAGCGTGCGCGCGAAATGCTGCAGCTCGTTGGATTCTCTCGCGTAGATGAAATCCTTCGTGATTATCCGCACCGTTTATCTGGCGGGATGAGGCAGCGTGTCATGATTGCGATGGCGATGAGCTGTGATCCGAAACTATTAATTGCCGATGAGCCAACAACAGCACTTGATGTAACGGTTCAAGCGCAGATTCTTGATTTAATGCGCGGATTAAGTGATAAGTTCAACTCATCTATTATTCTTATTACTCATGATTTGGGTGTGGTAGCTGAGCTTGCCGACCGAGTTGTCGTAATGTATGCCGGTCAGGTGGTTGAAGAAGCGAATGTTGTTCCGCTATTTGATAAGCCGCTTCATCCTTACACGAAAGGATTAATGGAATCTGTACCGCATGTTGATGATGAAAAAGATCGTCTTACATCAATTGCCGGAAACGTACCTACACCGGACAACTTCCCCACTGGATGCCGCTTTGTAACACGATGTCCGCATGCGATGGCGCGCTGTGTAGGTGAGCAGCCTGAGCTTCGTGAAGTAGAGCCGGGACGTAAGGTGAGATGTTTCTTGTTTGAGGAAGGAGCGAGCAACAATGAGCACACAACTAACTGA
- a CDS encoding peptide-binding protein: MTKKSLLVLLGMVMALMLVLAACGGSDEPASTDEDPDVEDPAEGEGEDGDGEEAASGEPQQGGSIVLSTSGEPVTFNPLYSQDSASADVIDLVHASLLQTDEELNLIPYVATDLPEISEDGLEYTYTLNEGVLFHDGEELTAEDVKFTHDIFINPDYTGPRAGDFDTLESVEVVDEYTVKFILSEVDASFDTRSGYGILPKHILEDVPVADLEEHMEYNRNAPIGAGPFEFVEYVDGQYIELVAHEEYFEGRPNLDKLTFRVASDSNAELLMFETGDTDYMILPATEYATAETYDHGRISSTLALRYDYIGWNNDRPLFQDPKVRQALTMAIDRQLIVDEIMDGKGEVAHVPASPLSWAYPESAPEFNYDPEGAKELLAEAGWEPGADGVLEKDGERFSFEILSNDGNVVRRDIGVIVQQMLGEIGIEVEARQMEWGAFLDQINPPNYDFDAVVLAWGLATDPDPTAIWHSREIENGLNNISYKNDRVDELSDQNKKIIDQDERAAVIAEIYEEIANDQPYTFLYYPEQHVLLSNRVEGFTHHPRVNMYKVNEWYITE, encoded by the coding sequence ATGACAAAGAAAAGTTTGTTAGTGCTGTTAGGCATGGTCATGGCGCTTATGCTTGTACTTGCAGCATGCGGCGGTTCAGATGAGCCTGCATCAACAGATGAAGATCCAGATGTTGAAGATCCAGCAGAAGGTGAAGGCGAAGATGGTGACGGTGAGGAAGCTGCTAGCGGCGAGCCTCAACAAGGTGGAAGTATCGTTTTAAGTACATCGGGTGAGCCGGTAACATTCAACCCGCTTTACTCGCAAGATTCAGCTAGTGCTGATGTTATTGATTTAGTTCATGCAAGCCTTCTTCAAACAGATGAAGAGTTAAATCTCATTCCTTATGTAGCAACAGATCTTCCTGAGATTTCTGAAGATGGATTAGAGTACACTTACACTCTAAACGAAGGCGTTCTTTTCCATGATGGCGAAGAGCTTACAGCTGAAGATGTAAAGTTCACTCATGACATTTTCATCAACCCTGATTACACAGGCCCTCGTGCTGGTGACTTTGATACTCTTGAGAGTGTTGAAGTAGTAGATGAGTACACTGTTAAATTCATTCTTTCTGAAGTAGATGCAAGTTTTGACACACGTTCTGGTTACGGAATCCTTCCAAAGCACATCTTAGAAGATGTTCCTGTAGCAGATCTTGAAGAGCACATGGAGTACAACCGTAACGCTCCAATTGGTGCAGGTCCATTTGAATTCGTTGAGTATGTAGATGGACAATACATCGAGCTAGTTGCTCACGAAGAGTATTTTGAAGGTCGTCCAAACCTTGATAAATTAACGTTCCGTGTAGCTTCTGACTCTAATGCTGAGCTATTAATGTTTGAAACTGGTGACACAGATTACATGATTCTTCCTGCAACTGAGTATGCAACAGCTGAAACATATGACCACGGTCGTATTTCTTCGACTCTAGCATTACGTTATGACTACATTGGCTGGAACAACGATCGTCCGTTATTCCAAGATCCTAAAGTACGTCAAGCTTTAACAATGGCAATTGATCGTCAACTTATCGTTGATGAAATCATGGATGGTAAAGGTGAAGTAGCACACGTTCCTGCATCACCGCTTAGCTGGGCATACCCTGAGTCTGCTCCTGAGTTCAACTATGATCCTGAAGGTGCAAAAGAGCTTTTAGCTGAAGCTGGCTGGGAGCCTGGTGCTGACGGCGTTCTTGAAAAAGATGGAGAGCGTTTCTCTTTTGAAATCCTTTCTAACGATGGTAACGTTGTTCGTCGTGACATTGGTGTAATTGTTCAACAAATGCTTGGTGAAATCGGTATTGAAGTTGAAGCTCGTCAAATGGAGTGGGGCGCGTTCTTAGATCAAATCAACCCTCCTAACTACGACTTTGACGCTGTAGTACTTGCTTGGGGTCTTGCAACAGATCCAGATCCAACTGCAATCTGGCATTCTCGTGAAATTGAAAATGGCTTAAACAACATTTCTTACAAAAACGACCGTGTTGATGAGCTTTCTGATCAAAACAAAAAGATCATTGACCAAGATGAGCGTGCTGCTGTCATCGCTGAAATCTATGAAGAGATCGCAAATGACCAGCCTTACACGTTCTTATACTACCCAGAGCAACATGTTCTTCTAAGCAACCGTGTGGAAGGCTTCACACATCACCCACGTGTTAACATGTACAAAGTTAACGAGTGGTACATTACAGAATAA